In the genome of Pungitius pungitius chromosome 5, fPunPun2.1, whole genome shotgun sequence, the window ATCAGTCCTAAGAAGTGAAAAAAACATCCTTCAGCGTCCGCGCATACTTCTGGATCTCGCGGAGCTCATTTCGAGACTGTAATTACccacaaagcaacacaaatgggtttctttctctttttggcCGGAGTCGTTAAGGCCGTCACAGGGAacgaaagagaaaaaaaagtatttctttgGAACTTCGCCTTAATTCCTGCCAACCTAATGAAAACTTTGGGCCGAGAAACCGGAGCGCCCAGACATAACAGTTCCCTCGCAGGCTCAGCCCGTTTCTGACGACAGGAAGCTGAAATAGCCGCGAGGATCTCACGCCTGAAGAATGGCTGTCTGAAAAATGACACGGTCGCGCCGAAAATGTTATCAGTCGGCAATATTAATCTCTCACCTCGTGGTAATCGCCAATTTCATATACTATTAAGTTGATGAATGGGGTTTTAACAAACTGAGCTATTGTTAACAGCTTAAAGCGGGCTAATTCATCAAGGTCGTAATTACTCATTGACCGCAGAGGAGCTTCAGCAGTGAACAGTACGAGAGCAATAGTGAGAGAAAGACGATAGAAACAAAAGGGGGGAGAAACAGACTAGCCAAAAGACTGATTAAGCTCTCTTTCAGAATGAAATACTTACTATTTGTCATTCCCAATTGATTTGATGGGGGTTGGGAGGAGCTGTGCGCAACTGAGCTTTAGCATCAACAAGCCTGCTGGCTTTCTGACAAGAAGCAGGCTGCTGGAAGGCAGTTTTAATAAAACGGGAACACAGTGACATCTAGTGACGGTGTAAAGCAGTGTGTCCCTTCCTTCTGTACCTGATGCTTCTAAGAAAATGAATATGATGAGGGGCGGTCATTCCAATGCTCACGATTTATTAAACAACTCCGGCGAGAAATTAGTCATCAGACCGATCACGGTGTTGATCCTAAAAGGCTGTGTGTACGTACAAACATCTGGGTTTTCAAGAAAACATCCATTTCCATCATGAGGACCTCAAATGTCCGATCGGATTATCACAACGCCGCTGATTCTGAGAGGCTACACTGAAATGAATGAGTCTGTATAGCGATGTACACGTTGCATGGCGGTGCCATAATTGAGAGATAAGACTAACATAGCGGAAACCAacaatgaaaaagagaaaagtaatTCATTCTTTCTGTGCTAGTTAAGATTGTCTTAAACAAACTTCACATTGCGGCAAACCCTGTTTGGCTACTACACCGATAACTTTTGATTGCTCTGACCAGAATACTAAACCGACAATGAACACATCGCTAAACAGAGACAGGGAAAAGACACTATTGGCTCCTGTTCGAATAGAAACTATGAGGCatgaaaagtgaaagaaatcaaatataagGCCatgtgtggcggggggggggggggggggtgacctacCAGCTTGTTCTCTTGCAAGTAGAGTCTCTGCAGCTTAGGGCATCCTCCAGCCAAAGCCACCATTCCTTCATCCGTGATACTATAGCACTGTCCCAGGTGGATGTCCTTCAGCTCGCTGCAGTACTCTCCCAGCTGAAGGGAAAAAGGACACGCGTTGATTGAgcaaatgtcaaatgaaataCTTCCCTCTTCATTTGGGAATATAGACAAGAAATTAGGCAAATGCGTCAAAGATCTGGACATTCAAAAACATTGCTTGTCCTGCTACTCTGATTCTGACGCCATACCTTTCTGAGTGCTTCATCCGTCAGCTGGTCTTGGTTGCCAACGTGCACCTTCACCAGTAGATGGCAGTGTGTAGCCAAGGCCGACAGGGACGTGTCCCCGAGCTGCTTGCAGCGGTACGCTGTATACTTCTGCAGGCCTGGGCAGTGCGCGGCCAGGGAGGACACGCCGTGGTCATGGACGCCTCTGCAATCCGAGATGTTAATCTCCGTCACGTTCTGCCGCCGAGAGGCTATTTTCACCAGGAGATCGTCGTTTACCTTGGGTAACGAGAACAGGGAGGGGCAACGTGACGAGAGATGAAAACCAGTGGAAACATCATGACAGTGAAGAGTGTTCAAggagaaatcaaataaaaaaatgtcccaGAGAAGTGTAGTGCTCGACTGGAAAAGAGAATAGAGTCTTGCTATGTTCTTACTTGTTGTAAGCCACTGAGGTCGATCTGCTTCCAGAACTGGAAGTCCAAGCAGAGGTCCCTCCAGTACTTACAAACTAGAGAAGCACACAGACAGCGCTCCTTCACTGTCAGGTGGGATAGCACctgaaaagaggaagagaaaaaaatagaactCCAGTCTAATAACAGCCACAGTCCAGGTGGAAGCATTTAGGGTTTTATCGTGTTCCCATTGTGCCAACAGTGATTAAAGACAAACAGCGCATTTAGCTGCTTGATGAACTCTGACCTtgagaaggatggaggaaggCAGGTGGTTGATACTCAAGTGATCACTGCCGTCAGAACTTCTCCCCTGGCAGTCGTCGTAATGATGCCGGCAGCAGGGGGACGAGTCGGAACTGTGGGGCGAGTCGGCGTGAAGGCCCGGCCTGCAGCAGCCGTCggcgggtgaggaggaggaggaggaggaggaggaggacgcagaggaggaggagggaagtggACAGCGGGTAAGGTGGCAGTGGCCGGTTTCAGAGTTTGAGGCGgcctcccccccacctgcttCAACTCCCCCGTTCTCCAGCCCTCCCTCAGGGGCGGCAAAGGCGCAGCGCGGCTGCTTACAGGGTGAGCACCTCTGCACCTCTGAGCACTTCCTCTTACACAcctgcacacccacacacacacacaaaggttttTCTTCAGGCAGGTTAGGGCAGATGTGAGTGTGCAGCCTTCAGATGTAATTGCAGCGTTGAAGAACTTCAAGACTCCCACACCACAAACATTGAATCAAAGCGGCATCACAAAAAACTCGATGTGTAATGTTTCCCTTTTAAAAgaatttgtcttttgtttgagatattttcatcttctttttttgtcagccGTGCTGCCCGGTCTGCCTAAATCCTAAGGCTACCATACAGTAAATAGTATTCAGCAGAGGTCAATCATGGCGGTTGAGGCCATCGGCACATTTTTGAATTAATACCAGCCACCGTGGTTTTGGCGCCCTCTGGGCTGCCACCTACCATCTCAGTGTAGTCACTGGGGCAGCCAGGCACGGGTGCGGGTACGGGTACGGGTATGGTCACGGACACCCCAGCAGTGCGGAACAGCGCCGGCGGTGGAAGCAGCTTGGCAGGGACCGCTGACAGAAGGCTCCTCCCTTGGCCCTCCCAGACGGCGAGCTCCCGCGGTGACAGCAGGAACTTGGAGCAGTCCTCGGGAGACGCGAGCGTTGCGTAGTGCTCGGCGAGCTTCGAGGCAGCCGCCGCTCCAATGCCGACGCCACCCACGCCGGGGACGCTGATTCCTGTGACGCTGTTGCGGCTGCACGTGCTCCCGTTGGCGCCGGCCTCCAAGTGGTCGCTGTTGTCGTCGAGGGCGCTGCCGCTGCTGTGGACAATGAAGCAGAGCATGCAGGGCAGCTGCAGGAAGcagttcctcttcttcttcttcctgtggtGCAACTTGCAGGTCCTTTTCTTCAGGCGGTAACCATTTTTCGAGAGAAGATGGCCCATATAGATGATTCAAGGAGACTCTGGAACATACAGGAGTCAATTAATTAgttaatatatacagtacatatattcAGGACTCGTCGGGTGGCATTGAGGATCACAGCAGAGCGGGACtgggtttgtttatttgtatccTTTATCGTACAAGTGTCAGCCTAATCAATACCCAAGTTTTAGTAGCAATACCAAAACAAGGCTTCTTTCAGCACTTTTTAGCGAAACCAGCCAAACATTTCATAGGATTGAATGTGCTAACACAAGCAACAACACAAGAACTTGCTGACATAAAATGTAACATTATAATAAagttgtaaaagaaaatattcaaaaatgaTTCAAGTAACTTTCAACCCTTGAGTGTTTTCAACACTGAAAAACAATGAAGTCAGTAGACAAAGTGTACTGAAGTTCACTCTATACCTCAGTAGTGTGGtagagaaaaagagtaaaaatatacaatatatgtacacaaacatttgtagcaaaacaaatattgtaatataatacaaataattgtaAAATTAAAGACGAGCATTAACATGTAAGGGCCAATGTCAAGTTCTTCTTCCAACAATATTTCTcgaataaaatatgaatgttgATTATTAAGGGAATAAAAAACCAATATCTAGTTGCTCGttattctagttttttttttgcattttctgaAGTGTCAAGGCCAATCAAGGCATTTCTATAGAAACATCTGGAAGCACAAGCGATGCTGATGAAGAATGAGGGCGGGCGACACTGTCTTTACGCGATGTAGTACACATGACCAGTGCACAGCGACCACATAGCTTGACACCATCATTaaacaatgacatcatttaGCAAAGCCAAAAACGGAACGCAACAAACGAGCAGCACGCGTTGCAGCCCCACTGAAGTAATCGTTTCACCTGCTTATCGCGTGTTTAAAACACAGCTATC includes:
- the fbxl17 gene encoding F-box/LRR-repeat protein 17 — encoded protein: MGHLLSKNGYRLKKRTCKLHHRKKKKRNCFLQLPCMLCFIVHSSGSALDDNSDHLEAGANGSTCSRNSVTGISVPGVGGVGIGAAAASKLAEHYATLASPEDCSKFLLSPRELAVWEGQGRSLLSAVPAKLLPPPALFRTAGVSVTIPVPVPAPVPGCPSDYTEMVCKRKCSEVQRCSPCKQPRCAFAAPEGGLENGGVEAGGGEAASNSETGHCHLTRCPLPSSSSASSSSSSSSSSPADGCCRPGLHADSPHSSDSSPCCRHHYDDCQGRSSDGSDHLSINHLPSSILLKVLSHLTVKERCLCASLVCKYWRDLCLDFQFWKQIDLSGLQQVNDDLLVKIASRRQNVTEINISDCRGVHDHGVSSLAAHCPGLQKYTAYRCKQLGDTSLSALATHCHLLVKVHVGNQDQLTDEALRKLGEYCSELKDIHLGQCYSITDEGMVALAGGCPKLQRLYLQENKLVTDRSVRAVAERCPELQFVGFMGCPVTSQGVIHLTALRNLSVLDLRHISELNNETVMEVVRKCRNLSSLNLCLNWSINDRYDAACLRRTGVSAAHPVAAAF